In Opitutaceae bacterium TAV5, one genomic interval encodes:
- a CDS encoding cell division protein FtsY: MFGLFKKFKDGFAKTVAAITEKTRGLFGGRSIDASSLETLEEALYTADFGVETTEEILAEIKTAHRKDKDLRGQDAARIGASVLTRALAGSEVALAPSPEAQAAGSPTVIVMIGVNGSGKTTTSAKLGWLLKQDGKSVMLAACDTFRAAAVEQLKSWATRLDLPIVASHTGADAAAVAFDAWQAAKARGCDYLIVDTAGRLHTKSNLMEELAKIRRVLRKNDPAAPHHAWIVVDGSLGTNSIEQAKVFHKSFGLTGLVVTKLDGTSRGGAIVGIWRELKLPIYFLGLGEQPEDLQPFQAENYAKAVFGLE; the protein is encoded by the coding sequence ATGTTCGGTCTGTTCAAAAAATTCAAGGACGGCTTCGCGAAGACCGTCGCCGCCATCACGGAAAAAACGCGCGGCCTGTTCGGCGGGCGTTCCATCGACGCCTCCTCGCTCGAAACGCTGGAGGAAGCGCTCTACACGGCGGATTTCGGCGTGGAGACGACCGAGGAAATCCTCGCCGAAATCAAGACCGCCCACCGCAAGGACAAGGATCTCCGCGGTCAGGACGCCGCCCGCATCGGCGCCTCCGTGCTCACACGGGCGCTTGCCGGCAGCGAGGTGGCGCTCGCCCCCTCGCCCGAGGCGCAGGCGGCCGGTTCGCCGACCGTGATCGTGATGATCGGCGTCAACGGTAGCGGTAAAACCACGACATCGGCCAAGCTCGGCTGGCTGCTCAAGCAGGACGGCAAGTCCGTCATGCTCGCCGCCTGCGACACGTTCCGGGCCGCCGCCGTCGAGCAGCTCAAGTCGTGGGCCACGCGGCTCGACCTGCCGATCGTGGCCAGCCACACCGGCGCGGATGCCGCCGCCGTGGCCTTCGACGCCTGGCAGGCGGCGAAGGCGCGGGGTTGCGATTACCTGATCGTGGACACCGCCGGCCGCCTCCACACCAAGAGCAACCTCATGGAGGAACTGGCAAAAATCCGCCGGGTGCTCCGGAAAAACGACCCCGCCGCGCCGCACCATGCCTGGATCGTGGTGGACGGCTCGCTCGGCACCAACTCGATCGAGCAGGCCAAGGTGTTTCACAAAAGTTTCGGCCTCACCGGCCTGGTCGTGACGAAGCTCGACGGCACCTCGCGCGGCGGCGCCATCGTGGGCATCTGGCGCGAACTGAAGCTGCCGATCTATTTCCTCGGTCTCGGCGAACAGCCCGAAGACCTGCAACCCTTCCAGGCGGAAAACTACGCGAAGGCGGTCTTCGGCCTGGAGTGA
- a CDS encoding oxidoreductase produces MASSGIPRVSPLRIGFVGAGENTRLRHLPGFRALPGVELVAVANRTPESSARVAREFGIARVAADWRGIVDAPDIDAVCIGTWPYLHAPVSIAALRAGKHVLTEARMARNGDEAGAMLAAWLQARAAQPGIVAQIVPAPLTLACDATIRRLLAEGALGQIREVSVVQTNAAQADPSAPLTWRQNLEWSGHNIMTMGIHYEALLRWLDDDADVRAAHGAVFTEERQGGDGRPYRVRIPESLTVLGRFPKTGALLRIHLSGVDTTAPRNEVRISGSEGGLFYDLARGELWLSRRLAGQGAAAGAAERVEIAAADRGEWRVEADFVASIREGAPVRLTDFRTGMRYMRFTDDVWRALHGSE; encoded by the coding sequence ATGGCAAGCAGCGGCATCCCTCGGGTTTCTCCTCTTCGTATCGGTTTTGTGGGCGCGGGTGAAAATACCCGGCTCCGTCATCTGCCCGGATTCCGGGCGTTGCCGGGTGTCGAACTCGTGGCGGTGGCCAACCGGACGCCCGAATCTTCGGCGCGGGTGGCAAGGGAATTCGGCATCGCGCGCGTGGCGGCCGACTGGCGCGGGATCGTCGACGCACCGGACATCGACGCCGTGTGCATCGGCACGTGGCCTTACCTGCACGCGCCGGTGTCCATCGCGGCGTTGCGCGCGGGCAAACACGTCCTCACCGAGGCGCGGATGGCGCGCAACGGCGACGAGGCCGGCGCCATGCTCGCGGCCTGGCTGCAGGCCCGGGCCGCGCAGCCCGGCATCGTCGCGCAAATCGTGCCTGCCCCGCTGACATTGGCTTGCGATGCGACCATCCGCCGCTTGCTCGCCGAGGGCGCGCTCGGGCAGATCCGCGAGGTCAGCGTGGTGCAGACGAACGCCGCGCAGGCCGACCCGTCCGCTCCGCTGACATGGCGGCAGAACCTCGAATGGAGCGGACACAATATCATGACGATGGGCATCCACTATGAGGCGCTGCTGCGCTGGCTGGACGACGACGCCGACGTGCGCGCGGCGCATGGCGCTGTATTTACAGAAGAAAGACAGGGTGGCGACGGACGGCCGTACCGCGTGCGTATCCCCGAAAGCCTGACCGTGCTCGGTCGTTTCCCGAAGACGGGCGCGTTGTTGCGCATCCATCTGAGCGGCGTCGATACGACTGCGCCGCGCAACGAAGTGCGCATTTCCGGCAGCGAGGGCGGGTTGTTTTACGATCTGGCGCGCGGCGAACTGTGGCTCTCGCGGCGCTTGGCCGGACAGGGTGCGGCGGCGGGCGCGGCCGAGCGTGTGGAGATCGCCGCCGCGGATCGCGGCGAATGGCGGGTGGAGGCCGATTTCGTGGCGAGCATCCGCGAAGGCGCGCCGGTGCGGCTGACGGATTTCCGGACCGGCATGCGCTACATGCGATTCACGGACGACGTCTGGCGGGCCTTGCACGGATCGGAATAA
- a CDS encoding superoxide dismutase, protein MRSHSRHPDFPFPRVFRFPTCPISLSAITFSAAVINTSASKPLNFHTKIAKNAKFLKNKSLRPLRSLCEIRNNPFSLHAHVSPDHRHPARRHRVGLACPRPWQGPASAAPVVSGGRHRRRAGRRSAPAAARPRGSQPPGHRCRRTHRRPAAAVAAALAETLTAHAQRPAAIPELPRPLARPDGAVTVGRMEKNSASSPASVSRRAALKTLGAGLFAAGSLAGALSRLAADPKAPSSPAAVDPHKWSAPPTGAASALAQPFSLPSLPYAPDALEPAIDARTMTIHYTKHHQTYITNANAALKPLPELHSRTAEQLLENLDALPEDIRTAVRNNVGGHANHSFFWPLLAAPAEYTPGPLRADIVATFGSLDAFIAEFNQAAASRFGSGWAWLVRKDGKLAVISTANQDSPLSLGARPVIGLDVWEHAYYLNYQNRRPDYVKAFWTILNWDQAEANYATAQQV, encoded by the coding sequence ATGCGCTCGCATTCCCGACACCCTGATTTTCCTTTCCCGCGCGTTTTCCGTTTTCCCACCTGCCCCATTTCGCTCTCCGCCATCACATTCTCCGCAGCCGTAATAAATACCAGCGCCTCAAAACCTCTGAATTTTCACACAAAGATCGCAAAGAACGCGAAGTTTCTGAAAAACAAATCTTTGCGTCCTTTGCGATCTTTGTGTGAAATCAGAAACAATCCTTTTTCCCTCCATGCTCACGTTTCCCCAGATCATCGTCATCCTGCTCGTCGGCACCGGGTCGGGCTGGCTTGTCCACGTCCTTGGCAAGGGCCGGCGTCCGCTGCTCCCGTTGTATCTGGTGGCCGGCATCGCCGGCGCGCTGGTCGGCGGTCCGCTCCTGCGGCTGCTCGGCCTCGTGGCAGCCAACCTCCTGGGCACCGGTGTCGCCGCACTCATCGGCGCCCTGCTGCTGCTGTTGCCGCTGCGCTGGCTGAAACGCTGACCGCACACGCGCAGCGGCCGGCCGCCATCCCCGAATTACCCCGCCCGCTTGCGCGACCTGACGGCGCCGTTACTGTTGGCCGCATGGAAAAAAACTCCGCCTCGTCGCCTGCGTCTGTTTCCCGTCGCGCCGCTCTCAAGACCCTCGGAGCCGGGCTCTTTGCCGCCGGTTCTCTCGCCGGCGCCCTCTCACGCCTGGCGGCCGATCCGAAGGCCCCTTCCAGCCCTGCAGCCGTCGATCCGCACAAATGGAGCGCTCCGCCGACCGGGGCCGCCTCCGCGCTCGCCCAGCCGTTTTCCCTGCCCTCCCTCCCCTACGCGCCTGACGCCCTCGAGCCGGCCATCGACGCCCGCACGATGACGATCCACTACACCAAACATCATCAGACCTACATCACCAACGCCAACGCCGCGCTCAAGCCCCTGCCCGAGCTCCATTCACGAACCGCCGAACAACTGCTGGAAAACCTCGACGCCCTCCCCGAAGACATCCGCACCGCGGTGCGCAACAATGTGGGCGGTCATGCCAACCACTCCTTTTTCTGGCCGCTGCTCGCCGCACCGGCCGAATATACGCCCGGCCCGCTGCGCGCCGACATCGTCGCCACCTTTGGCAGTCTCGATGCCTTCATCGCCGAGTTCAACCAGGCCGCCGCCTCGCGGTTCGGCAGCGGCTGGGCGTGGCTGGTCCGGAAAGACGGCAAGCTCGCCGTCATCTCGACCGCCAACCAGGATTCGCCGCTCAGCCTCGGCGCCCGTCCCGTCATCGGCCTCGATGTCTGGGAACACGCCTATTATCTCAATTACCAGAATCGCCGCCCCGACTACGTGAAAGCGTTCTGGACGATCCTCAACTGGGACCAGGCGGAAGCCAACTACGCCACGGCGCAACAGGTGTAA
- a CDS encoding 16S rRNA methyltransferase — protein sequence MPLSPSDTRELLARLGHTPKRFLGQNFLVDGNIVKKSLELAGVAPGDTVVEIGPGLGTLTRALLEAGACVWAVERDATLHAHLAGTLAKEFPATFHLLEGDAVEHPLAALPVGKEEADSSTSAPAFKIVANLPYAISTPWMDAVLSGPLPARMVLMLQLEAAQRYTAQPGTKLFGAISVFLQNAFDAAPGHRVSGACFHPRPDVDSCLLHLVRKPQPFVFRPEVKAVIRGCFQQRRKQIRPLLRSRLPDEGRAWLARLEATGRLGPASRPEEIPAPLWRELDALAFPTP from the coding sequence ATGCCGCTCTCGCCCTCCGATACCCGTGAACTGCTGGCCCGGCTCGGCCACACGCCGAAGCGTTTCCTCGGGCAAAACTTCCTCGTGGACGGCAACATCGTAAAAAAATCGCTCGAACTCGCCGGCGTCGCGCCCGGCGACACCGTGGTCGAGATCGGCCCCGGCCTCGGCACGCTCACCCGCGCCCTGCTCGAAGCCGGCGCCTGCGTATGGGCGGTGGAGCGCGACGCCACCCTGCACGCCCACCTCGCCGGCACGCTTGCGAAAGAATTTCCGGCAACCTTTCACCTCCTGGAAGGCGACGCCGTCGAACACCCGCTGGCCGCGTTGCCGGTCGGCAAGGAGGAGGCGGATTCTTCGACCTCCGCCCCTGCCTTCAAAATCGTGGCCAACCTCCCCTACGCGATCTCCACGCCGTGGATGGATGCCGTGCTCTCCGGTCCGCTACCCGCGCGGATGGTCCTCATGCTCCAGCTCGAGGCCGCCCAGCGCTACACCGCGCAGCCGGGCACCAAGCTTTTTGGAGCCATCTCGGTTTTCCTGCAAAACGCCTTCGACGCCGCGCCCGGCCACCGCGTCTCGGGCGCCTGTTTTCATCCGCGACCCGATGTCGATTCGTGCCTGCTCCACCTCGTCCGCAAACCGCAGCCGTTCGTCTTCCGTCCGGAGGTGAAGGCGGTGATCCGCGGCTGCTTCCAGCAACGCCGCAAACAGATCCGCCCGCTCCTGCGCAGCCGGCTTCCCGACGAGGGCCGGGCGTGGCTCGCACGCCTCGAAGCCACCGGCCGGCTCGGTCCGGCCTCGCGCCCGGAAGAAATCCCGGCCCCCCTCTGGCGCGAACTGGATGCGCTCGCATTCCCGACACCCTGA
- a CDS encoding N-terminal cleavage protein: MIRSSIQRRTFHPAVAAPGFTLIELLAVITIIGVLAALVLAAVGKARRMAYTAREISAAKQLMVAYLTYPIDNRDRLLAGKDDSEAKYDETGQGFGGEYGGGDMVSASWVHAIRPYLGNRFINTLYVNEQAFYYQELVSRHGTAGAAYHLSLFTTFGMNMDGVGGLAGGSMKEQVAVRRVNEATLPSGLIVFTSANGRNTADPKDIRAGYFRLEAPVPKWPSKNLTEQPADISMDEKYGYVSFRNSGKAVVAFLDGHVKLYTCAELRDMRLWAEEARATDNPKWRPKAIL, translated from the coding sequence ATGATACGGTCTTCCATCCAGCGCAGAACATTTCATCCGGCAGTCGCGGCCCCCGGCTTCACGCTCATCGAGCTCCTCGCGGTGATCACGATCATCGGGGTGCTGGCGGCGCTCGTCCTCGCTGCTGTGGGCAAGGCGCGACGAATGGCCTACACCGCCCGCGAGATTTCTGCCGCCAAGCAACTCATGGTCGCCTATCTCACCTATCCGATCGACAACCGTGACCGCCTTCTCGCCGGCAAGGATGACTCGGAAGCCAAATACGATGAGACCGGGCAGGGGTTTGGCGGAGAATACGGAGGTGGCGACATGGTCAGCGCCTCCTGGGTTCACGCGATCCGTCCCTACTTGGGGAACCGTTTCATCAACACGCTCTACGTCAACGAACAGGCCTTTTACTACCAGGAACTCGTGTCCAGGCACGGCACCGCCGGTGCTGCTTACCATCTCTCACTTTTTACTACCTTTGGTATGAACATGGATGGAGTCGGCGGTCTTGCAGGAGGGTCGATGAAAGAGCAAGTTGCCGTCCGCAGGGTTAACGAGGCGACACTCCCCTCCGGTCTCATCGTTTTTACATCGGCCAACGGGCGGAATACGGCCGACCCCAAGGATATCCGCGCTGGCTATTTCCGCCTGGAGGCCCCCGTTCCCAAATGGCCCTCTAAAAATCTCACTGAACAGCCGGCCGATATCAGCATGGACGAAAAATACGGCTATGTCTCGTTCCGAAATTCCGGCAAGGCGGTCGTCGCCTTCCTCGATGGTCATGTGAAGCTTTATACCTGTGCGGAGCTTCGTGACATGCGCCTGTGGGCCGAGGAGGCCCGGGCCACAGATAACCCCAAATGGAGGCCCAAGGCAATCCTCTGA
- a CDS encoding fibronectin codes for MLPLRFYPSLFVAALTVAIPVSLLRSQTAPSNQVLQTITLDAGQQQTVKWTNISNANQYSWDAFVDYIGWEPDNPLEHEYYYGLTRDDTDPLAPDWDTTGAARYSSRIQAIGGAWSAGAGFYNYSADFGVQAVVSTTDLAIKTVVLQVVEMRHPSYSMEEHLIHKHTNWWNEDDDYGGDEEDNPTDEYGYVPALAALDDLLDGYFGGPLLLCTTAENPSTTTVLAPVAWDIIGGPVHLQVGGFQGNYYSFAYQWDLSVVEGTVTGIEVIQPVIHSASTIGVQLDLGDTWQQVIHTLPAPPADLVATPGNTTATLTWADGAPAHAAYAPASAYSVKRAASAEGPWTEIATGITTTTFTDTGLVNGTEYHYIVTAMATGDKTADSASVSVVPAATLSLLEDWRQTHFGTTVNEGDAADTADPEGDGLSNLFEYALGLDPLLSDSTEAVTIGKSTDGQRLTLTFNRIADPDLTYTVEATSDLSAGTWETVFTSTGEENVAGSYTAEDAELIADHTRRFLRLTVTATTDTVKDAPRGFQAMNLPAGTSSLGLPLLNEAVYAATVDAVSDHTLTLGGASGSNIGALLAPESDYPFYLEVISGPLEGERLDINVVATIAAGNKTVVLSSDYTRNTLPADRFAELAGNAVAVRRHITLTQIQGLFEGGLTGHAVSFLADAIQVFEATGFRQYSLNANGSTWTTAGIGGDQRYLPIPPGVGILVKLTQAKTLFQEGSVRANVFRFNLKVGSQFVALPWPLHRSPNQIGAFVDSSQETSLRWTGHAVSFLADAIQIFTQAGFVQYTLSSNGSSWIKSGDPYNYADSPLLQGDQAFIIKRQKANSDYLILLPY; via the coding sequence ATGCTTCCACTCCGGTTTTATCCATCCCTGTTCGTTGCGGCCCTGACCGTCGCAATCCCCGTTTCGCTCCTCCGGAGCCAGACGGCTCCCTCCAACCAGGTGCTCCAGACCATCACGCTTGATGCCGGTCAGCAGCAGACGGTCAAATGGACCAATATCAGCAATGCCAACCAGTACAGTTGGGACGCTTTCGTCGATTACATCGGTTGGGAGCCGGACAATCCGCTGGAGCATGAGTACTACTACGGATTGACCCGGGACGACACCGACCCTCTGGCTCCGGACTGGGACACGACCGGCGCCGCCCGTTATTCCAGCCGTATCCAGGCCATCGGAGGAGCCTGGTCGGCCGGAGCCGGTTTTTACAACTACAGCGCCGACTTCGGTGTGCAGGCCGTCGTCTCCACCACGGACCTGGCGATCAAAACGGTGGTTCTCCAGGTCGTGGAAATGCGTCATCCGAGCTATTCCATGGAGGAGCATCTCATCCACAAGCACACGAACTGGTGGAACGAAGACGATGACTATGGCGGTGACGAGGAAGACAACCCCACGGACGAATATGGCTACGTCCCCGCACTCGCCGCCCTCGACGATCTGCTCGATGGTTACTTCGGAGGTCCGCTCCTCCTCTGCACGACCGCCGAAAATCCTTCCACAACCACGGTGCTCGCGCCGGTGGCATGGGATATTATCGGCGGCCCGGTGCATTTGCAGGTCGGCGGCTTTCAGGGCAACTACTACAGTTTCGCCTACCAGTGGGATCTTTCCGTAGTCGAAGGCACGGTGACGGGCATCGAGGTCATCCAGCCGGTCATCCATTCCGCCTCCACCATCGGCGTGCAACTCGATCTCGGCGACACTTGGCAGCAAGTCATCCATACCTTGCCAGCGCCGCCGGCTGATCTTGTGGCTACTCCAGGTAACACCACCGCGACATTGACCTGGGCCGATGGAGCCCCGGCGCACGCCGCCTATGCTCCCGCCTCGGCTTACAGCGTGAAACGCGCCGCCAGCGCCGAAGGACCCTGGACGGAAATCGCCACCGGCATCACGACCACGACGTTTACCGACACCGGCCTCGTCAACGGCACGGAATACCATTACATCGTCACGGCCATGGCCACCGGCGACAAGACGGCGGATTCGGCCAGCGTTTCGGTGGTTCCTGCCGCTACGCTCTCCCTGCTCGAAGACTGGCGACAAACGCATTTCGGCACGACGGTCAACGAAGGCGACGCCGCTGATACCGCCGACCCGGAAGGCGACGGTCTGTCCAACCTGTTCGAATACGCCCTCGGCCTCGACCCACTGCTCAGCGACAGCACCGAAGCCGTCACCATCGGCAAGAGCACGGATGGCCAGCGCCTGACCCTGACCTTCAACCGTATCGCCGACCCCGATCTCACCTACACGGTGGAAGCGACGAGTGACCTGTCTGCGGGTACATGGGAAACCGTCTTCACCAGCACCGGTGAGGAAAACGTTGCCGGTTCCTATACCGCCGAGGACGCCGAACTGATCGCCGACCATACGCGCAGGTTCCTGCGACTCACCGTCACCGCAACCACCGATACGGTGAAGGACGCGCCGAGGGGCTTCCAGGCGATGAACCTGCCTGCCGGCACTTCCTCGCTCGGCCTCCCGCTCCTCAACGAAGCCGTGTATGCAGCCACCGTGGATGCCGTTTCCGACCACACCCTCACCCTCGGCGGTGCCTCTGGCTCCAATATCGGTGCGCTCCTCGCTCCCGAGTCGGACTATCCCTTCTACCTCGAAGTGATCTCCGGTCCCCTCGAAGGCGAACGCCTCGACATCAACGTGGTTGCCACCATCGCGGCGGGTAACAAGACCGTGGTTCTCTCCTCGGACTACACGCGCAATACCCTCCCCGCCGACCGCTTCGCCGAACTGGCTGGCAACGCTGTCGCTGTCCGTCGGCATATCACGCTCACGCAGATACAAGGGCTGTTTGAAGGCGGGTTAACCGGGCATGCCGTTTCTTTCCTCGCGGATGCCATCCAAGTGTTTGAGGCCACCGGATTCAGACAATACTCGCTGAACGCCAATGGTTCCACTTGGACGACGGCCGGTATCGGTGGGGATCAGCGTTATCTGCCCATCCCTCCTGGAGTCGGGATTCTGGTCAAGCTCACCCAGGCCAAAACCCTCTTCCAAGAGGGCTCCGTCCGTGCCAACGTATTCCGGTTTAACCTGAAGGTTGGTTCGCAATTTGTGGCTTTGCCTTGGCCCTTGCACCGGAGTCCCAACCAGATCGGTGCGTTTGTCGATTCCAGCCAAGAAACATCCCTCCGATGGACCGGGCATGCGGTTTCCTTCCTCGCGGATGCCATCCAGATATTCACTCAAGCCGGATTCGTCCAATACACGCTCTCCAGCAACGGCTCCTCATGGATAAAGTCGGGCGACCCATACAACTACGCTGACAGCCCGCTCCTGCAAGGCGATCAGGCGTTTATTATTAAACGTCAGAAGGCCAATTCCGACTACCTCATTCTTCTTCCCTATTAA
- a CDS encoding exosortase, whose protein sequence is MKKLIIPSFLLLLAPTLGHATQYEFTNSNEITLITLSDASGLVISSGLSLQLGAFSAGFTPTSDNTGEWRDHWLTSGAPGYVDTSGVWSTSLILSDQSIITSGSQLYLWAYDQRDLSAGDAGWLLLTSTNWTAVASYLEDSVVRSFYFPFYADTALRDYTDPISAILGNFNLGAGTAQLADVSGSPVPEPATWAAIFGVCTLGFALWRRRSVAGS, encoded by the coding sequence ATGAAAAAACTGATAATACCGTCATTCCTCCTGCTGTTGGCTCCAACGCTGGGCCATGCCACTCAATATGAGTTTACAAATAGTAATGAGATAACTCTCATTACATTGAGCGACGCCTCGGGCTTGGTAATCTCCTCCGGGTTGAGTTTGCAACTCGGCGCTTTTTCCGCCGGATTCACCCCGACTTCGGACAATACCGGAGAATGGCGCGACCATTGGCTGACATCGGGCGCGCCAGGCTACGTAGATACAAGCGGCGTGTGGTCGACCTCTTTGATCTTGTCCGATCAATCCATTATCACATCCGGCTCCCAGCTTTATCTGTGGGCCTATGATCAGCGGGACCTCTCTGCGGGGGATGCCGGATGGTTGCTTCTCACTTCGACCAACTGGACGGCAGTGGCAAGCTACCTCGAAGACAGTGTGGTGCGTAGCTTCTATTTCCCGTTTTATGCTGATACGGCACTTCGTGATTACACGGACCCCATTAGCGCCATTCTAGGAAACTTCAATCTTGGTGCCGGCACCGCCCAACTGGCCGACGTCTCCGGCTCACCCGTCCCCGAACCCGCTACCTGGGCCGCGATTTTTGGCGTCTGCACACTCGGCTTCGCCCTCTGGCGGCGGCGTTCGGTAGCCGGTTCATAA
- a CDS encoding glycosyltransferase family 1, translating into MNTNYTRIGILAGSLLCGTLLYAQPAPTPNPLIPVSEALLQDLVISPQQASTRWVDFSNRNTNLTPISGSGTVTPFASGYKASYGFYSFSNDYAVNFSTSATDFSIGKVSLQAVQMANPDFWNEDPNSSYPVQGNPDAILFFDYNNQDHGDYGHENPDPNDPETGQYYNHTLNAISEGVLNYVGGPVLSYVVGGVTYVYQGTPTGSILGDGYYSDIVSGMAGTYYNFLWEWDLSGIEGITSISIDLPVPVHQSMLGADLTIGSAIPEPSTWAAIVGGMALGAVLLGRRGNRKQ; encoded by the coding sequence ATGAACACAAACTATACTCGTATCGGTATCCTTGCCGGAAGCCTGCTCTGTGGCACCTTGCTCTACGCACAACCAGCGCCTACACCTAATCCTCTCATTCCTGTCTCGGAGGCACTCTTGCAGGATCTGGTCATCAGTCCACAACAGGCAAGCACCCGCTGGGTGGATTTCAGCAATAGAAACACCAACCTGACACCGATTTCCGGCTCCGGCACGGTCACTCCTTTTGCCTCGGGGTACAAGGCGTCCTATGGCTTTTACAGCTTTTCGAATGACTACGCCGTCAACTTCTCGACCTCAGCGACCGATTTTTCCATCGGCAAGGTTTCGTTGCAGGCCGTCCAGATGGCCAACCCGGATTTCTGGAATGAGGATCCCAACAGCTCCTACCCCGTCCAGGGCAACCCCGATGCCATCCTGTTCTTCGATTACAACAACCAGGATCACGGTGATTACGGCCACGAAAATCCCGATCCGAATGACCCGGAAACCGGCCAGTATTACAATCATACCCTCAACGCCATTTCGGAAGGGGTCCTCAACTATGTCGGCGGGCCGGTGCTGAGTTATGTTGTCGGTGGGGTCACCTACGTTTATCAGGGTACGCCGACGGGGTCGATTCTGGGGGACGGTTATTATTCCGACATCGTTTCCGGCATGGCCGGCACTTACTATAATTTTCTGTGGGAATGGGACCTGTCGGGTATCGAAGGCATTACGTCGATCAGCATCGATCTGCCGGTGCCGGTTCACCAGTCGATGCTCGGTGCCGACCTGACGATAGGTTCCGCGATTCCCGAACCCTCCACCTGGGCGGCGATTGTCGGAGGAATGGCTCTCGGAGCGGTTCTTCTTGGCCGTCGGGGAAACCGGAAGCAGTAA
- a CDS encoding PEP-CTERM motif protein: MKKQIYSIMVGAIVLASTAGAQNLIVNGSFEEGVLTASFYNLLPGDSADAENSTNWLVGWNFGGEGYTGSGLNVITHRQSTNASDGNQVVALQRDAGPLWQEVTLEAGVTYKLSFDVLRLIVNSNSAISYKLSVYSDTETVIDVIYPLQLAANVWDTSEYVFTAEESNTYIFSIAHYGVGTAALWLDNVSLTAVPEPATYTALFGAGAIALAFWQKKWRS, encoded by the coding sequence ATGAAAAAACAAATCTACAGTATCATGGTCGGCGCCATTGTTCTTGCCTCCACAGCAGGAGCTCAAAACCTCATCGTCAACGGCAGCTTCGAGGAAGGCGTCTTGACCGCCAGTTTTTACAACCTGCTGCCCGGCGATTCCGCCGATGCCGAAAATTCGACCAATTGGCTTGTCGGATGGAACTTCGGTGGAGAGGGCTATACCGGGAGCGGACTCAATGTCATCACCCATCGCCAGTCGACTAACGCATCGGATGGCAATCAGGTCGTGGCATTACAACGCGATGCAGGTCCGCTCTGGCAAGAGGTGACCTTGGAGGCGGGTGTCACCTATAAACTGTCTTTTGATGTTTTGCGTCTGATCGTTAACAGTAACTCGGCAATATCTTACAAGCTTAGCGTCTATTCAGACACCGAAACCGTGATCGATGTCATTTATCCACTTCAATTGGCAGCGAATGTATGGGACACATCTGAATATGTCTTCACAGCCGAGGAAAGTAACACCTATATCTTTTCTATTGCTCATTATGGCGTTGGGACCGCAGCACTCTGGCTCGACAACGTAAGCCTCACCGCCGTTCCCGAGCCCGCCACCTATACCGCCCTCTTCGGCGCAGGGGCGATCGCCTTGGCCTTTTGGCAAAAGAAGTGGCGTTCCTGA
- a CDS encoding glycosyltransferase family 1, with protein sequence MHKTLPLLAAFFGLAITAASQAQIVLGPGITTPTDSSSGFAAWEYFGTEPQFTGLASQIGINDDGFTVSLSQTATGPGFSGPSLDGLSGRLTTGPYDFSISGVATFSIESIVLQIKHSPFLDLDWERQIAFDVTLDGVSATGVESVDRYASSDGTNTSTGGTGVSFYVYEYRWDNLSIGAGEDFSILFSSLEDQLGFGFSFDTVAITVTPSAVPEPSTYAAICGALVLAGVIARRYRKPSVH encoded by the coding sequence ATGCATAAAACGCTACCACTCCTTGCCGCCTTCTTCGGGCTGGCAATCACCGCCGCCTCGCAGGCCCAGATCGTCCTCGGGCCGGGAATCACCACGCCGACGGATTCTTCGTCCGGCTTCGCCGCCTGGGAATACTTCGGGACCGAACCGCAATTCACCGGTCTCGCCTCGCAAATCGGCATCAACGACGACGGGTTCACGGTCAGTCTTTCGCAGACCGCCACCGGTCCCGGTTTTTCCGGTCCATCGCTGGATGGTCTGAGCGGCCGACTGACCACCGGGCCTTACGACTTCAGTATCAGCGGAGTCGCGACGTTCTCGATCGAGAGCATCGTGCTTCAGATCAAGCATTCACCCTTCCTCGATTTGGACTGGGAACGCCAGATCGCCTTCGATGTGACGCTCGACGGCGTGTCCGCGACCGGCGTGGAGTCGGTCGACCGTTATGCGTCTTCGGATGGTACGAATACCTCCACCGGAGGAACGGGCGTGAGTTTTTATGTGTACGAATATCGCTGGGACAATCTCTCGATCGGAGCCGGGGAGGATTTTTCGATTCTCTTCAGCAGCCTGGAGGACCAGCTCGGGTTCGGCTTCTCGTTCGACACCGTGGCGATCACCGTGACGCCGTCGGCCGTACCGGAGCCGTCCACGTATGCGGCCATTTGCGGCGCGCTCGTTCTGGCCGGCGTGATCGCCCGGCGCTACCGCAAACCTTCCGTTCACTGA